The proteins below are encoded in one region of Archocentrus centrarchus isolate MPI-CPG fArcCen1 chromosome 13, fArcCen1, whole genome shotgun sequence:
- the LOC115791034 gene encoding uncharacterized protein LOC115791034: MNQDGISLVVKSERDILSLGESLYNSRKPHERRNDYIRQKMREIARLLIEARAKTPLKRTEDLVMPSNFPHVIQAVRAVAGYDLKSNSYKVPSLALKLGHSLAKLAGIEQCSAIIAHRHDVAKSAEQFATLYQKKWAESISAAALGTLQQAKWNKPQLLPFTQDVSLLHQFLAAECAKCMKDVEEKPNNTNFGNLAKVTLTQVVLFNRKRQGEVSKMEVQAFTSRNCTELNPDIMMCLNELERKLAKYFDRVEIRGKRSRMVPVLLTPDMIIAMNLLMENRSKCQVPTENVYLFARPGALSHYRGSDCLRKYAKQCGAKNPEALTSTRLRKQVATLSTVLNLKENEMDQLATFLGHDVRIHREFYRLPESTIQLAKVSKLLIAMEKGKLSDLQGKGLDDIDIHPDDKVATTDDDSDEETIPDLHQQRGSRTETSGDPKHLPDSTTLSNMEATSDSVMLDHLEGTSTKSIVSTEPTDSQQDTAIIVGTSLKCSNEKQAGKVRSKWTDDEVKAVERHMLHFITRCKVPGKRDCDACLQAEPVALKDRDWAGIKYYIHNRIVALKRRMNK; this comes from the exons ATGAACCAGGATGGCATTTCCTTGGTTGTAAAAAGTGAAAGAGACATTCTTTCCCTTGGTGAGTCACTGTACAACAGCAGGAAACCGCATGAAAGAAGGAATGATTACATTCGccagaaaatgagagagataGCAAGGCTGTTGATAGAAGCTAGAGCTAAAACACCTCTGAAGAGGACAGAAGACCTTGTTATGCCCAGCAACTTTCCTCACGTGATACAAGCTGTCAGAGCTGTTGCTGGTTATGACTTGAAAAGCAACTCATATAAAGTCCCATCCTTGGCTCTAAAATTGGGGCACAGTTTAGCCAAACTTGCAGGAATTGAACAGTGCAGTGCTATCATTGCACATCGCCATGATGTTGCCAAGTCAGCCGAGCAATTTGCCACTCTGTATCAGAAAAAATGGGCAGAGTCAATTTCAGCTGCTGCATTGGGCACGCTTCAACAAGCCAAATGGAATAAACCCCAGCTTTTGCCATTTACACAGGATGTGTCGCTGCTGCACCAGTTTCTTGCTGCTGAGTGTGCTAAATGCATGAAGGATGTGGAGGAAAAACCTAACAACACAAACTTTGGAAATCTTGCTAAAGTAACTTTGACACAAGTAGTACTATTTAACAGAAAACGGCAGGGGGAAGTTTCAAAAATGGAGGTCCAGGCTTTTACATCCCGGAATTGCACAGAGCTGAACCCCGACATTATGATGTGCCTCAATGAGTTGGAGAGGAAGCTTGCAAAGTACTTTGATAGAGTTGAGATTCGTGGTAAAAGGTCAAGAATGGTGCCTGTGCTTCTCACACCTGACATGATCATAGCAATGAACCTCCTCATGGAAAACAGGAGTAAGTGTCAAGTCCCCACAGAGAATGTATACTTATTTGCACGTCCAGGTGCACTTTCCCATTACAGAGGCTCTGACTGCCTTCGCAAGTATGCAAAGCAATGTGGTGCAAAGAACCCAGAGGCACTCACGTCAACAAGATTGCGGAAGCAAGTTGCCACTTTATCCACAGTACTAaatctaaaagaaaatgaaatggatCAGCTTGCTACCTTTCTTGGACACGATGTCCGGATCCACCGAGAGTTCTACCGGCTTCCAGAGAGTACCATACAGCTGGCAAAAGTCAGTAAACTGTTGATAGCAATGGAAAAAGGGAAACTGTCTGACCTGCAGGGGAAAGGACTGGATGACATTGACATACATCCTGATG ATAAGGTTGCCACGACTGACGACGATTCTGATGAAGAAACCATTCCTGACCTGCATCAGCAGAGAG GTTCAAGAACTGAGACTTCTGGGGACCCAAAGCACCTACCTGACTCAACCACATTGAGCAACATGGAGGCCACTTCAGATTCAGTCATGTTGGACCACTTGGAAGGCACGTCGACAAAAAGCATCGTCAGCACTGAACCAACag ATTCACAGCAGGACACAGCAATTATTGTGGGTACATCTTTGAAATGCTCCAATGAAAAGCAAG CTGGGAAGGTGAGAAGCAAgtggacagatgatgaagtGAAGGCTGTCGAACGGCATATGTTACATTTCATAACAAGGTGCAAGGTACCAGGTAAAAGGGACTGTGATGCCTGCCTTCAGGCAGAACCAGTAGCTCTAAAAGACAGAGACTGGGCTGGAATAAAATACTACATACACAACAGAATCGTAGCATTAAAAAGGAGGATGAATAAATAG